From Candidatus Methylomirabilota bacterium, the proteins below share one genomic window:
- a CDS encoding SUMF1/EgtB/PvdO family nonheme iron enzyme → MVETLTERLADTWARTDRIFDILAPGQWLAKPIALRHPFIFYLGHLPAFAWNHVGGGLLERPSFDPAFDDLFSRGIDPDVDDPTHVHDHPDVPDQWPGVPEVIAYRDRVRAAILDAGAAVAERVPTHLMAREGRALTMVMEHEMMHQETLLYMMQRLPLEQKVRPAWLPPYVLTPGRPGGPIDIPAGTATLGARFEELPFGWDNEFAAVEVPVPAFRIDSTPVTNAQFLAFVEAGGYRRTELWGDEDGVWRGQEGIEHPAVWELIDGRWMYRTLFDRLPLERVADWPVYVSLAEARAFASWRGERLPTEAEFHRAAFGERPRADGDVTGADGRAAEGERRLPWGEAVPAERHGNFGFRQWAPTPVGTHPEGASAWGVQDLIGDGWEWTNTVFAGLPGFTAYIPGYEGYSADFFDGKHYVMKGGSWATADALVRPSFRNWFQAHYPYVFSKFRCVADPSLRIGSTGGTS, encoded by the coding sequence ATGGTCGAGACGCTGACCGAACGGCTCGCCGACACCTGGGCGCGCACGGACCGTATCTTCGATATCCTCGCGCCCGGCCAGTGGCTCGCCAAGCCCATTGCCCTGCGCCATCCGTTCATCTTCTACCTGGGCCATCTGCCCGCGTTCGCGTGGAACCACGTGGGCGGCGGCCTGCTGGAACGGCCGTCGTTCGATCCCGCCTTCGACGATCTGTTCTCGCGCGGCATCGATCCCGACGTGGACGATCCCACGCACGTTCACGACCATCCCGATGTGCCGGACCAGTGGCCCGGGGTGCCCGAGGTGATCGCCTATCGCGATCGGGTGCGCGCGGCGATCCTCGACGCGGGCGCCGCGGTGGCCGAGCGCGTGCCCACGCACCTGATGGCGCGCGAGGGCCGGGCCCTCACGATGGTGATGGAGCACGAGATGATGCACCAGGAGACGCTGCTCTACATGATGCAGCGCCTGCCGCTCGAGCAGAAGGTCCGGCCGGCGTGGCTGCCGCCCTACGTGCTCACGCCCGGACGTCCCGGCGGCCCGATCGACATCCCGGCCGGGACCGCCACCCTCGGCGCGCGCTTCGAGGAGCTGCCGTTCGGCTGGGACAACGAGTTCGCTGCGGTCGAGGTGCCGGTGCCCGCCTTCCGGATCGACAGCACGCCGGTTACCAACGCGCAGTTCCTCGCCTTCGTCGAGGCTGGCGGCTATCGGCGAACGGAGCTGTGGGGCGACGAGGACGGGGTCTGGCGAGGACAGGAGGGCATCGAGCATCCGGCGGTGTGGGAGTTGATCGACGGGCGCTGGATGTATCGCACGCTCTTCGACCGGCTGCCGCTGGAGCGGGTCGCCGACTGGCCGGTGTACGTGAGCCTCGCGGAGGCCCGCGCCTTCGCGTCGTGGCGCGGCGAGCGTCTGCCCACCGAGGCCGAGTTCCACCGGGCCGCGTTCGGCGAGCGGCCTCGCGCGGACGGCGACGTGACCGGGGCCGATGGCCGAGCCGCCGAGGGCGAGCGCCGGCTGCCCTGGGGCGAGGCGGTGCCCGCCGAGCGCCACGGCAACTTCGGCTTCCGCCAGTGGGCGCCCACCCCGGTCGGGACGCATCCGGAGGGCGCGAGCGCCTGGGGAGTGCAGGACCTGATCGGCGACGGCTGGGAGTGGACCAACACCGTCTTTGCCGGCCTGCCCGGCTTCACCGCGTACATCCCCGGGTACGAGGGCTATTCCGCAGATTTCTTCGACGGCAAGCACTACGTGATGAAGGGCGGTTCGTGGGCGACCGCGGACGCCCTGGTGCGACCGAGCTTCCGGAACTGGTTCCAGGCCCACTACCCGTACGTCTTCTCGAAGTTCCGCTGCGTGGCCGACCCCTCGCTGCGCATCGGATCGACAGGAGGAACATCGTGA
- a CDS encoding molybdopterin-dependent oxidoreductase, producing the protein MRGPIRYEAPRPPAAPGETIVTSTCGHNCGGRCVVNAHVRDGRIVRISTDPRKWTPEEAPLHACVRGFGQLERLNHPDRLTHPLRRVGPRGSGRFERIGWDEALDEVARQMLRIRDAHGPAAILDCSRTGSLSMLHSRSTVKRLLYMFGGCTELWTNISAEAEVYAVHQTYGAKADYKSAGREPTDYVNSRLILMWGWSPADGTFGTGTLQYLKLAKQRGVKFICVDPRRTRTSWELAEQHVFIRPSTDTAALVAMAYVILSEGLHDQAYLDRYVLGFDEAHLPAGAPAGASYRSYLLGESDGVPKTPEWAAAITGVPAETLRALAIEYATRKPAALQTGYAPGRTRHGEQFHRAAYALCAMTGNVGIPGGNAGTSNGATGRGGIQGLPTGENPVAARVSSPLLADLLERGTAGGYPADIRMIYSCAGDLFNQLPNVRRIIAGVERLDFVVVQDHFVTPTARYADIVLPATTFWERNDVHTPWAGAGHYAIFMQQAIAPVGECRNDIDICAALAERLGIRGYNDRTEDEWLRELTKHAIDDYETFRARGLARLPAPDDAVAFAREIRDPAGHPFSTPSGKIEIYSMAIAADPDPYGLGTISPIPTWVPEPADPKHPLRLVTPKSRARTHSIHDNQTVLARADRDDVWVHPDDAVARGIADGQRVAVFNDRGRTLIPARVTDRVARGVVSIKEGAWFSLDASGQDTRGCSNLLTPDLSSPAGATPFNSCFVEIEPAG; encoded by the coding sequence CGCGGCCCCCGGCCGCGCCCGGCGAGACCATCGTCACCAGCACCTGCGGCCACAACTGCGGGGGCCGCTGCGTGGTCAACGCCCACGTCCGCGACGGCCGCATCGTGCGCATCAGCACCGACCCCCGCAAGTGGACGCCGGAGGAGGCCCCGCTGCACGCCTGCGTGCGCGGCTTCGGCCAGCTGGAGCGGCTGAACCATCCCGATCGCCTCACCCACCCGCTGCGGCGCGTGGGCCCGCGCGGCTCCGGCCGGTTCGAGCGCATCGGCTGGGACGAAGCGCTCGACGAGGTGGCGCGCCAGATGCTTCGCATCCGCGACGCCCACGGCCCCGCGGCCATCCTGGACTGCTCGCGGACCGGCAGCCTCTCGATGCTGCACAGCCGCTCCACCGTCAAGCGCCTGCTCTACATGTTCGGGGGCTGCACCGAGCTGTGGACCAACATCTCGGCGGAGGCGGAAGTCTACGCGGTCCACCAGACCTACGGGGCGAAGGCCGACTACAAGAGCGCCGGCCGCGAGCCCACCGACTACGTCAACTCGCGCCTGATCCTCATGTGGGGCTGGAGCCCGGCCGACGGGACCTTCGGCACCGGCACGCTGCAGTACCTGAAGCTGGCCAAGCAGCGCGGCGTGAAGTTCATCTGCGTGGATCCCCGCCGCACGCGCACGTCGTGGGAGCTGGCCGAGCAGCACGTGTTCATCCGCCCGTCGACCGACACCGCGGCCCTCGTCGCGATGGCCTACGTGATCCTCTCCGAGGGTCTGCACGATCAGGCGTATCTCGACCGGTACGTGCTGGGCTTCGACGAGGCGCACCTGCCGGCCGGCGCCCCCGCCGGGGCCTCGTACCGCTCGTATCTGCTGGGCGAGAGCGACGGGGTGCCCAAGACGCCGGAGTGGGCCGCGGCCATCACCGGCGTCCCCGCCGAGACCCTGCGCGCGCTCGCGATCGAGTACGCCACCCGCAAGCCGGCCGCGCTGCAGACCGGCTACGCGCCCGGCCGCACGCGGCACGGCGAGCAGTTCCACCGCGCGGCCTACGCGCTCTGCGCGATGACCGGCAATGTGGGCATCCCCGGCGGCAACGCGGGCACCAGCAACGGGGCGACCGGGCGCGGCGGCATCCAGGGGCTGCCCACCGGCGAGAATCCGGTCGCGGCGCGCGTGTCGTCGCCGCTGCTGGCCGACCTGCTCGAGCGCGGGACGGCCGGCGGCTATCCGGCCGACATCCGGATGATCTACTCCTGCGCGGGCGACCTGTTCAACCAGCTCCCCAACGTGCGGCGGATCATCGCGGGGGTGGAGCGGCTCGACTTCGTGGTGGTCCAGGACCACTTCGTGACCCCGACCGCCCGCTACGCCGACATCGTCCTGCCCGCCACCACCTTCTGGGAGCGCAACGACGTCCACACCCCGTGGGCGGGCGCGGGCCACTATGCGATCTTCATGCAGCAGGCCATCGCGCCGGTGGGCGAGTGCCGCAACGACATCGACATCTGCGCGGCCCTGGCCGAGCGCCTCGGGATCCGCGGCTACAACGACCGGACCGAGGACGAGTGGCTGCGCGAGCTGACGAAGCACGCCATCGACGACTACGAGACCTTCCGCGCCCGGGGCCTCGCGCGCCTGCCCGCCCCCGACGACGCGGTGGCCTTCGCCCGAGAGATCCGCGACCCGGCGGGTCATCCGTTCAGCACCCCGTCGGGCAAGATCGAGATCTATTCGATGGCGATCGCCGCGGACCCGGACCCCTACGGTCTGGGCACGATCTCGCCGATCCCGACCTGGGTCCCGGAGCCGGCGGACCCGAAGCATCCGCTGCGCCTGGTCACGCCCAAGTCACGCGCGCGGACGCACTCCATCCACGACAACCAGACGGTGCTGGCGCGCGCCGATCGCGACGACGTGTGGGTGCATCCCGACGACGCGGTGGCCCGCGGCATCGCGGACGGTCAACGGGTGGCGGTGTTCAACGATCGCGGCCGCACGCTGATCCCCGCGCGCGTCACCGATCGGGTCGCCCGCGGCGTGGTGTCCATCAAGGAGGGGGCCTGGTTCTCGCTCGACGCGAGCGGGCAGGACACGCGCGGCTGCTCGAACCTCCTCACGCCCGATCTCTCGTCGCCCGCCGGCGCGACTCCCTTCAACTCCTGCTTCGTGGAGATCGAGCCGGCGGGCTAG
- a CDS encoding PEGA domain-containing protein encodes MTRLWPSLALLTIALVAATASPAPADTFSYAMGRSSYGYAGYSPGGSLYINAFPMDAQVTLDGAPIGAANDLQASLVDTHAGVHAIGFSAPGYEPTIVYVNVVRDWVTRVRLTLIPAR; translated from the coding sequence GTGACCCGTCTGTGGCCATCACTCGCGCTGCTCACCATCGCTCTCGTCGCAGCCACGGCCTCGCCGGCGCCCGCCGACACCTTCAGCTACGCGATGGGACGCTCCTCCTACGGCTACGCCGGCTACAGCCCGGGAGGCTCGCTCTACATCAACGCCTTCCCGATGGACGCGCAGGTCACCCTCGACGGGGCGCCGATCGGCGCGGCCAACGACCTGCAGGCCTCCCTGGTGGACACCCACGCGGGCGTGCACGCGATCGGCTTCTCCGCGCCCGGCTACGAGCCGACGATCGTCTACGTGAACGTGGTGCGCGACTGGGTGACGCGGGTCCGGCTGACCCTGATCCCGGCGCGCTGA
- the egtD gene encoding L-histidine N(alpha)-methyltransferase has translation MRYQVDVYTDAAAQQRRLEDDVRRGLTARQKSLPAKYFYDRAGSLLFERITELPEYYPTRTESALLQEIVPGLIGEILPDDVVEIGAGSSDKTRRVLDAVTAGGHPVRYVPLDVDRVTLEVSATRLLTRYPALSVHAVVGDFERDLAHVPPARGRRLVMFLGSTIGNLDANPRHRLLTGLRKLLPASGDRLLLGVDLVKDVKILEAAYDDAAGVTRDFNRNILNVINHGVDGDFQPETFRHRAFYNEAASRIEMHLVADSARTVKLGRLGLTIRFRPGEDIWTESSYKFTRPGVETMLARASLRLTRWYVDPANYFALAIAAPV, from the coding sequence ATGCGCTACCAGGTCGACGTCTACACGGATGCAGCGGCCCAGCAGCGGCGACTCGAGGACGACGTGCGCCGAGGGTTGACCGCGCGGCAGAAGTCCCTGCCCGCGAAGTACTTTTACGATCGCGCGGGCTCCCTGCTCTTCGAGCGCATCACCGAGCTGCCGGAGTATTATCCGACCCGCACCGAATCGGCCCTCCTCCAGGAAATTGTGCCCGGGTTGATCGGGGAGATTCTTCCCGACGATGTCGTCGAGATCGGCGCGGGGTCCTCGGACAAGACGCGGCGGGTGCTCGACGCGGTGACCGCGGGCGGGCATCCGGTCCGGTACGTACCTCTCGATGTCGACCGCGTCACCCTGGAGGTCAGCGCGACTCGGCTGCTCACCCGGTATCCGGCACTGAGCGTGCACGCGGTCGTCGGGGATTTCGAGCGCGATCTGGCCCACGTACCGCCGGCTCGCGGGCGCCGGCTGGTGATGTTCCTGGGTAGCACCATCGGCAATCTCGATGCCAACCCGCGCCACCGGCTATTGACCGGCCTGCGGAAGCTCCTCCCCGCTTCCGGCGACCGGCTGCTGCTCGGCGTGGATCTGGTCAAGGACGTGAAGATTCTCGAGGCGGCCTACGACGACGCGGCGGGGGTCACGCGCGATTTCAACCGCAACATCCTGAACGTGATCAACCACGGCGTCGACGGCGACTTCCAGCCCGAGACCTTCCGGCACCGCGCCTTCTACAACGAGGCCGCCTCGCGGATCGAGATGCACCTGGTGGCCGACTCGGCCCGGACCGTGAAGCTGGGCCGCCTCGGCCTCACCATCCGCTTCCGTCCCGGCGAGGACATCTGGACCGAGAGCTCCTACAAGTTCACGCGCCCCGGCGTCGAGACCATGCTGGCCCGCGCCTCGCTGCGACTCACCCGCTGGTACGTGGATCCGGCCAACTACTTCGCGCTAGCCATCGCCGCACCGGTCTGA